The Bacteroidota bacterium genomic sequence ACGCATATCGTAATGCGCTGCATTTATACCCTCTTTTTCTAATTGCTTGCAAGCCTCTACAGCATAATTACCAATATGTCCTATGGTTAGTATTGCAACATCTTCGCCTGCTTTTATTTTTCTTCCTTTGCCAATTTCAATTTTTGTAAAAGGCTTTTTCCAATCTGTCATCACACCATTTCCACGTGGGTAGCGAATAGAGAATGGTGCATTTGTTTCGGGCAATTGAGCGGTGTACATTAAGTTTCTAAGCTCTTCTTCATTCATCGGAGCAGAAACAATCATATTGGGAATACATCTAAAATAAGCTATATCATAAGCGCCATGATGAGTAGGCCCATCGGCTCCTGCAAAACCACCTCTGTCTAAACAAAACACCACATGCAGGTTTTGCATGGCTACATCATGCACCACTTGATCGTATGCACGTTGCATAAAAGAAGAATAAATATTGCAAAATGGTACTATTCCTTGCGTTGCAAGTCCTGCCGAAAATGTAACAGCATGTTGTTCTGCAATACCCACATCAAAAGCTCTGTCGGGCATTGCTTTCATCATAATATTTAACGAGCAACCGCTAGGCATAGCAGGTGTTATACCCATTATTTTAGGATTCTTTTCTGCCAACTCAACAATGGTATGCCCAAAAACATCCTGATATTTTGGTGGTTGTGGTTCGGTTGGTTTTACTTTAATAATTTCTCCTGTGTCTTTATTAAATAGTCCGGGAGCATGCCACACGGTTTGGTTTCCCTCTTCCGAAAATTTATATCCTTTTCCTTTTACCGTTAAGCAATGCAAAATTTTTGGACCCGGAATATCTTTTAAATCTTTTAATACTTGTTGTAGGCGAACTACATCATGTCCATCAACAGGTCCAAAATAGCGGAACTTAAGCGATTCGAATAAGTTACTTTGTTTTAAAAGCGTTGTTTTTATTGCATTCTCAACCTTTGACGCTATCTCTTGCGCATTAGGTCCAAATTTGCTGATTTTACCTAGCAATTTCCAAACTTCATCTTTTACTTTATTGTAGGTGTGAGAAGTGGTAATGTCTGTCAAATATTCCTTCAGTGCCCCTACATTTGGGTCTATCGACATGCAATTGTCATTCAAAACCACTAAAATATCTGCATTCTCCGCACCGGCATGATTCAATCCTTCAAAAGCCATTCCGGCTGTCATGGCTCCATCGCCAATAACTGCAACGGTTTTCTGTGCATCATTTTTATACCTACTCGCTACGGCCATGCCCAATGCCGCAGAAATAGAAGTGGAGGAATGACCTACACCAAATGTATCGTATTCGCTTTCTTTGCGTTTAGGGAAACCACTAATGCCTTTGTAAATTCTGTTGGTGTGGAAAATATCTCTACGACCTGTGAGAATTTTATGTCCATATGCTTGATGTCCCACATCCCATACCAATTGATCAATTGGCGTATTGTAAATATAATGTAAGGCAACTGTAAGCTCAACAACACCTAAGCTTGCGCCAAAGTGTCCACCTTTTTGAGACACCACATCAATAATGTATTGGCGTAACTCATCACAAACTTGTGGTAGCTTATCTGACTTTAACTTGCGCAAATCAGCCGGATAATTAATCTTTCCTAAAAGTTCTCCCGCTTTAAATTCCATGTTGTTTTTATGAGTTGCAAAAGTAGTGGATTTTAACATTAATTTAATATTGTTTGGTAAAGTTTATTAAACTGATAACCAACTTGTTTGAAAATTGTTCTGTGCTATGTAAGTGAATCAAACAAAAAGCCTCGTTCTGTATAGAATTGAAGCACTTTTGGCAATGTGGTTTTAATTTTTTCTTCTGCTTTTATATTGTCGTGAAACACAAGAATAGAGCCATTTCCATAGTTATTGGTTGCATTCAAATAACATTGCTCATTTGAAATAGAGGCAGAATAATCCATGGTAAGAATATCCCACAATACAATTTTGTACTTTTTTTGCAATTCACGGTAGGCTGAAAGCCGCATTTTACCATAAGGTGGGCGAAACATCGTAAAAGGATACAATTCTTGACATTTTTCAATATTGGCAAGATAATCTGCATTGCTAACTTTCCAGCTGTTTACATGATTATAGGAATGATTGCCAACAGTGTGACCTTCCGTTAAAATCCTGTCGAAAAGGGTAGGGTACTTTACAATATTTTCCCCCACACAAAAAAATGTAGCCTTTGCGTTATACTCTTTAAGTATATCTAGAATACGAGGAGTAATGGTAGGTATGGGCCCATCATCAAATGTAAAATAGATTTTTTTTTCACTTGTAGCAACTCTCCAAAGCGCCTTTGGATAAAGCTTTCTGAGTAGAATAGGTGGTTTTACAAGTAAATTACGCAAAGATTTTTTGTTTATAGGTATGCGTTACAAAAAATATCGACTCGTGAAATTATACATAACTCCAAAATAGATTCTTTAGTGCGTTCAGGGTGAACTCTATGCCACTACGAGCATTTTTACACACCCCTAGCCACTCTCGAGAGAGGAACTAAATCTAATTACCCGCAGGCATTTGCTGCTGAATAGCCATTGGAAGCTCTTTTTCAAACTTCTTAGATAGCTCATCCTGCTTAAAGCTTTTTGCCATGTACACCAAACGTTGCATGATATCCGCTGCTTGGCGTTTTTCTCTTTCGTATGCTCCGCTTAAGGTAGAGTAGTAGTTAAACTCTTGCTTGAAGTTTTTAAACAATTTTTCTGCTAGCTCATTCGCTTGTTTAACATCTCCTGCTTGGTAATACGCACCGGTTATAGAGTACATTGTTGCATCATATGGAGCATTTTCTTCAGGCATTTCTTCACGACATTTGTTTAGCACTTTTATGGCCATATCATTTTTCCCTTCCTCAATTAATGCAGATGCTAAAGCTCCCATTTGCAAGCGCAAATTCATAATCATTCGCATGATGTTTTCGTCCAAAAATGTTCCGGGTTTTTTAATATTACCCCATTTAAACTTATTCATTATGTTGTCATACATAATATCTGTAGCCACGCGCGAGCCCATTTGCTGCTCTTCCGGAGTGTTTTTAATTGGCACCAATCTAAACGCCAATCCTTCTAACTGAAAATAATCTTGTAAATCGATATACGCTTCAGGACCTGTAGTTACCGCAAAATAAACTGGTCTATCCCACTTGAAATTGGCTAACAAATCCAACACCAATAAGTCATTTTTCATGATGTAGTTTTTGTTTACCTCCCAATCAATAGAAGGGACAATTCTGCTTTTAAGCTTCTCAGAAACCAATCCATTTTTTACAACTTTGTTGGTATCAACCGGAATACTCATTTTATTAGTTGGGAAATAAGGCATGTAGCTGCCATCTCCACTAGGAATTTGTTTGTTTTGATCATTGCTACTTACAAAATCTATCAGCTCTTTTAGATTAACGTAGCCCTTTACAGCCTTTTGCGGATATACGGCTACATAATCACGAGTGCCTTGTCTGTACTTATCGTTTGTCATGGAGAATGGCACAGGGTCAGAATTGTAAGCTTTGCGCTTCATTTGATCTATGTACCAATCTGTATTTAGTAAGCTTAAGTTTACAACACGCACATCTGTACGAATACCCTCTACCTCCTGCACATACCAAAGCGGGAATGTATCATTATCTCCATTGGTAAATAAAATTGCATTAGGCGCACACGAATTTAAATAGTTGATGGCAAAATCTCTTGCAGTATATCTTCCGGAGCGATCGTGGTCGTCCCATCCGTCTTTAGCCATTACGGCCGGAACAGACAAGCACAACACTGAGACTAGCGCTGCCCTTGGAACATCACTCAAGGTGTTTTTTAGTAATTCGTACAACCCGTAAACACCAAGTCCAATCCAAATTGCAAAGGCGTAAAACGATGCGGAGAATGCATAATCACGCTCGCGTGGTTGGTATGGATATTGATTTAGGTACACAACAATTGCAAGTCCGGTAAATAAAAATAACAACATTACCACCCAAGCATCTTTTGCATATTTATTAAAATGGAACCAAAGGCCAATTAAACCAAGCAAAAACGGCAGTGCATAAAATTTGTTTTTGGCTTTGTTGTTTTTTAGCGAATCTGGAAGTCCTTTCTCTGCTACTCCAAAAAAGCTGTCAACAGCGGGGATTCCGGATATCCAATTGCCGTCACTAGAGTTTCCGTGCCCTTGGATATCATTTTGCCTTCCTACAAAATTCCAAAAGAAATAGCGGAAATACATGTGATTAACTTGGTAGGAGAAAAAGTAAGTAAGATTCTCGAAGAAAGTTGGTTTAATAACTGTTTCCGATTTTCCTTCGTTATTCATGATGGTAATTTTCTGCCCTGTTACTTTCCCCCAGTTTTTGTAGGCCGCTTCGTGATTGGATTGCGAACTCCACATGCGTGGAAAAATGGTACAGAAACGCTTGTCGTAATTTGGCACTGAATTTTTTCTATCATCAGAAATTACGTACTTGTTTTTTTTGCTGTCTTTTTTATACTGTGGTCCGCCATCTACTCCAGTTAAACTTTGCGTGTTATCAACCTCTTGGCGCATATACACCGGATTCCCATCCTTGTATGGCTCTTGAGGGTCTAATGGAGCGTTGTAATATTGTCCAAACAACAATGGATTGTCTCCATATTGCTCACGATTTAAGTAGGACAACATCGTAATAGCATTCTCCGGATTATTCTCATCAATTGGAGTATTGGCTTTCGAACGAATTACCAACATGAAAAAGGACGAGTAGCCAATTAATAAAACAATTACACACAGCATAATTGTGTTTAGTGTTGCATAATTATTTTTAAGTTTAAATAATAACCATGCAGACAATCCGCCAACGGCTAGTCTAAGCATTACCGCAGATCCTGAAGGGCTTGCAATCAGCGCTAACAATAAAAACAATCCTCCCAATGCAAGTAATGTATTGAATAGTTTAGAGGAAGGATGATGCGAGTATCTAACGCCAACAACTAAAATAGAAACCAATAGAATAAAGTAAATGATTGTTCCACTATTAAAAGGCAATCCAATGGTATTGATAAAGAAAAGTTCGTAATTGGCTGCTAGGCTTACAACACCGGGTATTATTACGTTTTGAATTCCCCCCAATAACAATACAGAAATAATGAATGTGTAGATAAATCCTTTGCGAGTAACTTCGTATTTTTTAAAATAGTATATAAACACCAAAGCCGGAACCGCCAACAAATTCAGCAAATGCACGCCTATTGACATTCCAATTAAATAAACAATCAAAACAATCCATCTGTCTGCACCGGGTTCGTTTGCAATTCGTTCCCACTTTAACATTGCCCAAAATACGGCAGCAGTAAACATGCTGGACATCGCATAAACCTCGCCCTCTACAGCCGAAAACCAAAACGAATCGCTGAATGTATAGGCTATGGCACCCACCACACCGCTACCAAAAATAATTAGTTGGTCGGCAGTTGATAATTCTGTTTCATTTTTGGCAATCATTCTTCTAATTAAAGCCGTGATAGACCAAAACAAAAACAAAATGGTAAACGCACTAGACAATGCCGACATTAGGTTAATCATCAACGCTACCTTTGTAACATCTCCCATTGCAAACAATGAAAAGAAACGTCCCAACATTTGGAAAAATGGTGCTCCCGGAGGGTGCCCTACTTCTAGTTTATACGCGGTAGCAATGTATTCCCCACAATCCCAAAAACTGGCAGTAGGCTCCATTGTAGATGTATAAACAAATGCAGCCACGCCAAAGCAAAGCCATCCAATAATATTATTTAAAAGATTATAATTCTTCATGTATGCGTTGATTAATTGAAGGGATGAATTTAAGGAAATTTATTGTTTTACCACCAACTTAAAACCCCTTCCATGGATATTTAAGATTTCTATTTGAGGGTCGTCTTTTAAATATTTGCGAAGCTTTGTAATATATACGTCCATACTTCTGCCTGTAAAATAATTATCGCTTTGCCAAACGGTGTTTAGTGCAAATGCTCTGTCTAATACATCGTTAGAATATACGCACAACAGCTTAAGTAAATCGGCCTCTTTGGTGGTAAGCTTTTGCTGTTTTTTACCAATAAGTAAAAGTTGTTGTTGGTAATCAAATTTATATTTCCCTATATCAAAATTAGTTCGGTCGGCAGAGGCTTGTGTTTGACTTTTGGTTCGTCTTAAAATAGCATTTAAGCGTAATAACAGCTCTTCCATGCTAAATGGTTTATTGATATAATCATCTCCACCTGCCTGAAAACCCTCTATGGCATCTTCTTTCATTGATTTTGCTGTAAGAAATATTATTGGGATGTTTTTATCTGCTGCACGAATTTCCTTGGCTAGTGTAATGCCATCTTTTATTGGCATCATGACATCAAGTATGCATGCGTCAAATTTCGATTTCTTAAATTTTTCGAAACCTTCTTTACCATTAACTGCAAGTAGTGTTTCAAACCCTTTAGCATCTAAGTATTCTTGCAGCAACGAGCCTAAGTTTTTATCGTCTTCTACTAACAATAATTTTGTTTTTACATCTCCCATTTTAGTTTTGTATATAAGGTAAATAAATTGTGAACGTACTTCCTTTTCCTAGTTCGCTTACTACATCTATCGTTCCGCCATGTTTTTCAACAACAGCTTTTACATAGCTCAAACCTAGTCCGTAACCTTTTACGTTGTGCACATTTCCCGTAGGTACGCGATAGAGCGTGTCGAATATTTTTTTGATGTTTTCTTTGCTTATACCAATTCCGTTGTCGGTTACATCAATTAAAACACCATCTTTTACATTTTTGGTAGAAACGCATATTTCCGGATTTGTTTGTGTGTATTTAATGGCGTTGTCTATCAAATTGTAAATAATGTTTGTGAGGTGTACGCGGTCTGCTTTTACAATAAAATCAGTAGCTGCGAGCTGTGTTATAATTTTCCCTTGTTTGTTTTCCACTTGCAATCGAATAGTATCAATTGCTCTTTCAATAATGGCGTGAATATCGTTATCAGAAATCTTCAATTTG encodes the following:
- a CDS encoding 1-deoxy-D-xylulose-5-phosphate synthase, with amino-acid sequence MEFKAGELLGKINYPADLRKLKSDKLPQVCDELRQYIIDVVSQKGGHFGASLGVVELTVALHYIYNTPIDQLVWDVGHQAYGHKILTGRRDIFHTNRIYKGISGFPKRKESEYDTFGVGHSSTSISAALGMAVASRYKNDAQKTVAVIGDGAMTAGMAFEGLNHAGAENADILVVLNDNCMSIDPNVGALKEYLTDITTSHTYNKVKDEVWKLLGKISKFGPNAQEIASKVENAIKTTLLKQSNLFESLKFRYFGPVDGHDVVRLQQVLKDLKDIPGPKILHCLTVKGKGYKFSEEGNQTVWHAPGLFNKDTGEIIKVKPTEPQPPKYQDVFGHTIVELAEKNPKIMGITPAMPSGCSLNIMMKAMPDRAFDVGIAEQHAVTFSAGLATQGIVPFCNIYSSFMQRAYDQVVHDVAMQNLHVVFCLDRGGFAGADGPTHHGAYDIAYFRCIPNMIVSAPMNEEELRNLMYTAQLPETNAPFSIRYPRGNGVMTDWKKPFTKIEIGKGRKIKAGEDVAILTIGHIGNYAVEACKQLEKEGINAAHYDMRFAKPIDEQLLHEVFTKHTKIVTVEDGCIMGGMGSAVLEFMGDSGYAAQVRRLGIPDKIIEHGEQLELHKECGFDVEGIVHAAKELVGLSKKALVG
- a CDS encoding polysaccharide deacetylase family protein; this translates as MRNLLVKPPILLRKLYPKALWRVATSEKKIYFTFDDGPIPTITPRILDILKEYNAKATFFCVGENIVKYPTLFDRILTEGHTVGNHSYNHVNSWKVSNADYLANIEKCQELYPFTMFRPPYGKMRLSAYRELQKKYKIVLWDILTMDYSASISNEQCYLNATNNYGNGSILVFHDNIKAEEKIKTTLPKVLQFYTERGFLFDSLT
- a CDS encoding DUF2723 domain-containing protein, with protein sequence MKNYNLLNNIIGWLCFGVAAFVYTSTMEPTASFWDCGEYIATAYKLEVGHPPGAPFFQMLGRFFSLFAMGDVTKVALMINLMSALSSAFTILFLFWSITALIRRMIAKNETELSTADQLIIFGSGVVGAIAYTFSDSFWFSAVEGEVYAMSSMFTAAVFWAMLKWERIANEPGADRWIVLIVYLIGMSIGVHLLNLLAVPALVFIYYFKKYEVTRKGFIYTFIISVLLLGGIQNVIIPGVVSLAANYELFFINTIGLPFNSGTIIYFILLVSILVVGVRYSHHPSSKLFNTLLALGGLFLLLALIASPSGSAVMLRLAVGGLSAWLLFKLKNNYATLNTIMLCVIVLLIGYSSFFMLVIRSKANTPIDENNPENAITMLSYLNREQYGDNPLLFGQYYNAPLDPQEPYKDGNPVYMRQEVDNTQSLTGVDGGPQYKKDSKKNKYVISDDRKNSVPNYDKRFCTIFPRMWSSQSNHEAAYKNWGKVTGQKITIMNNEGKSETVIKPTFFENLTYFFSYQVNHMYFRYFFWNFVGRQNDIQGHGNSSDGNWISGIPAVDSFFGVAEKGLPDSLKNNKAKNKFYALPFLLGLIGLWFHFNKYAKDAWVVMLLFLFTGLAIVVYLNQYPYQPRERDYAFSASFYAFAIWIGLGVYGLYELLKNTLSDVPRAALVSVLCLSVPAVMAKDGWDDHDRSGRYTARDFAINYLNSCAPNAILFTNGDNDTFPLWYVQEVEGIRTDVRVVNLSLLNTDWYIDQMKRKAYNSDPVPFSMTNDKYRQGTRDYVAVYPQKAVKGYVNLKELIDFVSSNDQNKQIPSGDGSYMPYFPTNKMSIPVDTNKVVKNGLVSEKLKSRIVPSIDWEVNKNYIMKNDLLVLDLLANFKWDRPVYFAVTTGPEAYIDLQDYFQLEGLAFRLVPIKNTPEEQQMGSRVATDIMYDNIMNKFKWGNIKKPGTFLDENIMRMIMNLRLQMGALASALIEEGKNDMAIKVLNKCREEMPEENAPYDATMYSITGAYYQAGDVKQANELAEKLFKNFKQEFNYYSTLSGAYEREKRQAADIMQRLVYMAKSFKQDELSKKFEKELPMAIQQQMPAGN
- a CDS encoding response regulator transcription factor — its product is MGDVKTKLLLVEDDKNLGSLLQEYLDAKGFETLLAVNGKEGFEKFKKSKFDACILDVMMPIKDGITLAKEIRAADKNIPIIFLTAKSMKEDAIEGFQAGGDDYINKPFSMEELLLRLNAILRRTKSQTQASADRTNFDIGKYKFDYQQQLLLIGKKQQKLTTKEADLLKLLCVYSNDVLDRAFALNTVWQSDNYFTGRSMDVYITKLRKYLKDDPQIEILNIHGRGFKLVVKQ